From the genome of Epinephelus lanceolatus isolate andai-2023 chromosome 23, ASM4190304v1, whole genome shotgun sequence, one region includes:
- the LOC117249100 gene encoding E3 ubiquitin-protein ligase TRIM21-like, translating into MSATNFLLTEEQLLCSICLDVFTDPVTLPCGHNFCHDCITQHWDSSTQCQCPSCKEPLYKRLSLRVNTFISEMAAQFRESAGRSSSDQKAAQPGEVTCDICAENKKRAVKSCLVCLASYCDTHLQPHLTAAPLKRHQLTDPVENLEGRMCTIHDKPLELFCKTDQICVCMLCPVLDHKSHEVVPLKEQFERQRAELGRREAEIHRMIQERRLKIQEIKHLSKLNKEAADREMTDGVQVLTTLIQSLERARTELVGTIEAKQKKTEKEAKGFVQELEQEISELIRRRAEVEQLSRSKDPLHFLQSFASLNASTFTKDWTEVSIDPPSYEGTVRKAVDQLEETLGKEIKKLLHESELNRVQQFAVDITLDPNTAHHALILSSDGKRVHHGAVKKNLPDKPERFNPSCCVLGKQSFSSGKIYFEAQVKEKTRWTLGVAKESIKRKGIIPLCPENGHWTMWLKNGDEYAALVGSPLHLSLNSKPQKVGVFVDYDEGLVSFYDVDAAALLYSFTGCSFTEKLYPFFSPGLNNDGINSAPMIISDVSRTDLLKK; encoded by the coding sequence ATGTCAGCGACCAACTTTTTGCTGACTGAAGAGCAGCTCCTGTGCAGCATCTGTCTGGACGTGTTCACTGATCCAGTCACGTTACCATGTGGACACAACTTCTGCCACGACTGCATCACGCAGCACTGGGACAGCAGCACCCAGTGTCAGTGTCCCTCATGTAAAGAGCCTCTCTATAAAAGGCTCAGCCTGCGAGTCAACACCTTCATCTCTGAGATGGCTGCTCAGTTCAGAGAGTCTGCAGGAAGGAGCAGCTCAGACCAAAAGGCTGCCCAACCTGGAGAAGTCACCTGTGACATCTgtgctgaaaacaaaaaaagagctgTGAAGTCCTGCCTGGTGTGTCTGGCTTCCTACTGTGACACTCACCTGCAGCCACATCTGACGGCAGCACCCCTGAAAAGACATCAGCTAACAGATCCTGTGGAGAACCTTGAAGGCAGGATGTGTACGATACACGATAAACCTCTGGAGCTCTTCTGCAAGACCGACCagatctgtgtgtgcatgctgtgCCCTGTTCTAGACCACAAGTCGCATGAAGTAGTACCGCTGAAAGAACAGTTTGAGAGACAGAGGGCGGAGCTGGGGAGGAGAGAGGCTGAAATTCACCGGATGATCCAGGAGAGGCGGCTGAAGATCCAGGAGATCAAACACTTATCAAAGCTCAACAAGGAAGCTGCGGATAGAGAGATGACTGATGGCGTTCAGGTCCTCACCACTTTAATACAGTCTTTGGAAAGAGCCCGGACTGAGCTCGTTGGGACAATTGAAGCAAAGCAGAAAAAGACCGAGAAAGAGGCCAAAGGTTTCGTCCAAGAGCTGGAGCAGGAAATCTCTGAGCTGATCAGGAGGCGCGCTGAGGTGGAGCAGCTCTCACGCTCAAAAGACCCCCTTCACTTCCTCCAGAGCTTTGCATCCCTGAATGCTTCTACATTCACCAAGGACTGGACAGAGGTCAGCATTGATCCGCCATCATACGAGGGGACTGTGAGGAAAGCTGTGGATCAACTGGAGGAGACTCTTGGCAAAGAGATAAAGAAGCTGCTCCATGAGTCCGAGCTTAACAGGGTCCAGCAGTTTGCAGTGGATATAACTCTGGACCCGAATACAGCACATCATGCTCTCATCCTCTCAAGTGATGGCAAACGAGTACATCACGGTGCTGTGAAGAAGAATCTACCAGACAAGCCTGAGAGATTTAATCCCAGTTGTTGTGTCTTGGGGAAACAGAGTTTCTCTTCTGGAAAAATTTACTTTGAGGCTCAAGTTAAAGAAAAAACTAGATGGACTCTAGGAGTCGCCAAAGAGTCAATCAAAAGGAAGGGAATTATCCCACTGTGCCCAGAAAATGGCCACTGGACCATGTGGTTGAAAAATGGAGATGAATACGCTGCTCTTGTTGGCTCCCCTCTACATCTCTCCCTTAATTCGAAGCCACAGAAGGTGGGAGTGTTTGTGGATTATGACGAGGGTCTGGTCTCTTTTTATGACGTAGACGCTGCAGCTCTTCTCTACTCCTTCACTGGCTGCTccttcactgagaaactctACCCATTTTTCAGTCCTGGTCTTAATAATGATGGCATCAACTCTGCCCCTATGATCATTTCTGACGTCAGTCGCACTGATCTTTTAAAGAAATGA